The following proteins are co-located in the Gordonia polyisoprenivorans genome:
- the mftA gene encoding mycofactocin precursor MftA (Mycofactocin is a small molecule electron carrier derived from the final two amino acids, Val-Tyr, of MftA, the mycofactocin precursor. It plays a role in redox homeostasis and the metabolism of alcohols and aldehydes in Actinobacteria, including Mycobacterium tuberculosis.), whose amino-acid sequence MSKSNENAVVGTAVVESDLVEESLVEEVSIDGMCGVYRS is encoded by the coding sequence ATGTCGAAGAGCAACGAGAATGCCGTGGTCGGTACCGCTGTCGTCGAGTCCGATCTGGTCGAAGAGTCGTTGGTGGAGGAAGTATCCATCGACGGCATGTGCGGCGTGTACCGATCATGA
- a CDS encoding transposase: MSRTRRSFTPEFKAEAARRVIDGGRPISEVARELNVHENLLGKWVRAERIRDGVITEGRAAPPLGELSAGERAELVRLRAEAAEKDRDIAFLKKSRRTLRHSNTGELL; this comes from the coding sequence ATGTCGAGGACGCGTCGGTCGTTTACGCCTGAGTTCAAGGCGGAGGCTGCTCGTCGGGTGATTGATGGCGGCCGCCCGATCTCTGAGGTCGCTCGTGAGTTGAACGTGCATGAGAATCTGCTGGGCAAATGGGTTCGCGCCGAACGCATTCGCGACGGAGTGATCACCGAGGGGCGGGCAGCTCCGCCCCTCGGTGAGCTCAGTGCCGGTGAGCGCGCGGAGTTGGTGCGGTTACGTGCCGAGGCCGCCGAGAAGGACCGCGACATTGCGTTCCTGAAAAAGTCTCGGCGTACTTTGCGGCACAGCAACACCGGTGAGCTGTTATGA
- a CDS encoding IS3 family transposase: MWSTVKHEYYKRHAFTTRANLTAGLDNYIRFYNHDRRHSSLGMISPIYFEISSHASQQSS; the protein is encoded by the coding sequence TTGTGGTCGACGGTCAAGCACGAATATTACAAGCGACACGCGTTCACCACTCGCGCGAATCTTACTGCAGGACTTGACAATTATATCCGCTTCTACAATCATGACAGGAGGCACAGTTCGTTAGGGATGATCTCACCCATCTACTTCGAGATCAGCTCACACGCAAGTCAGCAATCAAGCTGA
- a CDS encoding family 1 encapsulin nanocompartment shell protein yields the protein MNNLHRELAPISTSAWEAIEEEATRSFKRNSAGRRIVDVKGPLGLEASSVTRGHRSKIDSPADGILAFQRHVQPLVELKVPFTVTREAIDDVDRGAEDSDWDPVVDAARQLALAEDQAIFEGYAAAGISGIRAETSAAPIALPEDVRDYPEAFSQALSTLKLASIDGPYSIAVSAEVYNLINETSNHGYPIRQHIQRLIDGDIVWAPAISGAFVLSTRGGDFELTIGQDVSIGYDSHDGDTVNLYFQESFTYLTYTGEAAIALTKG from the coding sequence ATGAACAACCTGCATCGCGAACTCGCGCCCATCTCCACCTCGGCGTGGGAGGCGATCGAAGAAGAGGCGACCCGCTCGTTCAAGCGCAACAGCGCCGGACGTCGGATCGTCGACGTCAAGGGCCCCCTCGGACTCGAGGCGTCGTCGGTCACCCGCGGGCATCGATCCAAGATCGATTCCCCCGCCGACGGCATTCTCGCCTTTCAGCGCCATGTGCAGCCGCTCGTCGAACTGAAGGTTCCGTTCACCGTCACCCGCGAGGCCATCGACGACGTCGACCGCGGCGCCGAGGACTCCGACTGGGATCCGGTCGTCGACGCCGCGCGCCAACTCGCGCTTGCCGAAGATCAAGCGATCTTCGAAGGCTATGCGGCCGCGGGGATCTCCGGCATTCGCGCCGAGACCAGCGCAGCACCCATCGCGTTGCCGGAGGATGTCCGCGACTACCCGGAGGCCTTCAGCCAGGCCCTCTCGACCCTCAAGCTCGCCTCCATCGACGGCCCGTATTCGATCGCCGTCTCCGCCGAGGTCTACAACCTGATCAATGAGACCTCCAACCACGGCTACCCGATCCGCCAGCACATCCAACGGTTGATCGACGGCGACATCGTGTGGGCGCCTGCAATCTCCGGCGCATTTGTATTGTCCACCCGTGGTGGCGATTTCGAGCTGACCATCGGTCAGGATGTCTCCATCGGCTACGACTCGCACGACGGCGACACGGTCAACCTCTACTTCCAGGAGTCCTTCACCTACCTCACCTACACCGGCGAGGCGGCGATTGCGTTGACGAAGGGCTGA
- a CDS encoding Dyp-type peroxidase: MPVPQTILTRKTKHALFLVMTINEGGESGVRDFLAELGSRINSVSSRAPDQALAGIISIGSAAWDRLFDGPRPRSLRPFVVYEGPAHTAPATPADLLLHIKADQADLCYELGRLAMNDLGDAVTVVDEVHGFRYFDLRDLTGFVDGSENPVGQAAIDAITVGDEDPAFAGGSYVAIQRYLTDFAAWNAIGVTEQENAIGRTKLDNVEMSDDVKPANSHIALNVVENADGEEIDVVRDNMPYGNVSGTGELGTGEAGTFYIAYSSGPDVTEEMLRKMFIGDPPGNYDRLLDFTTAVTGAQFFTPTVDFLDALPPAPAVGTDSDDAPTATAEPTPTPPSRPSDGSLGIGSLH; this comes from the coding sequence GTGCCGGTACCGCAGACGATCCTGACACGCAAGACCAAACACGCCCTGTTCCTGGTCATGACGATCAACGAGGGCGGAGAGTCCGGCGTCCGCGATTTCCTCGCCGAGCTGGGCTCCCGTATCAACTCGGTCTCTTCTCGGGCGCCCGACCAGGCGCTCGCCGGAATAATCTCGATCGGCTCGGCCGCCTGGGATCGCCTCTTCGACGGCCCGCGCCCGCGATCACTGCGGCCGTTCGTCGTCTACGAAGGGCCGGCGCATACCGCACCGGCCACCCCGGCCGATCTACTCCTGCACATCAAGGCCGATCAGGCCGACCTCTGTTACGAACTCGGCAGACTGGCCATGAATGATCTCGGCGACGCGGTCACCGTCGTCGACGAGGTCCACGGCTTCCGCTACTTCGACCTGCGTGACCTGACCGGCTTCGTCGATGGCAGCGAGAACCCGGTGGGGCAGGCGGCGATCGACGCGATCACCGTCGGCGACGAGGACCCGGCATTCGCCGGTGGCAGTTACGTCGCCATTCAGCGCTACCTCACCGACTTCGCCGCCTGGAACGCGATCGGCGTCACCGAACAGGAAAACGCGATCGGCAGAACCAAATTGGACAACGTCGAGATGTCCGACGACGTCAAACCCGCCAACTCGCACATCGCGCTCAACGTCGTCGAGAACGCCGACGGCGAGGAGATCGACGTCGTCCGTGACAACATGCCCTACGGAAACGTCTCCGGCACCGGCGAACTCGGCACTGGGGAGGCCGGCACCTTCTACATCGCGTACTCCTCGGGCCCCGATGTCACCGAGGAGATGCTGCGCAAGATGTTCATCGGCGACCCGCCGGGCAACTACGACCGGCTCCTGGACTTCACCACTGCGGTAACCGGCGCCCAATTCTTCACCCCGACAGTCGACTTCCTCGACGCCTTGCCCCCGGCTCCGGCCGTCGGCACCGACTCCGACGACGCCCCGACCGCAACCGCCGAACCGACACCCACCCCGCCGTCGCGTCCGAGCGACGGGTCGTTGGGCATCGGTTCACTGCACTGA
- a CDS encoding FAD-binding dehydrogenase, with protein sequence MTQQQQADAIVVGAGLAGLVATYELTRAGRKVIVVDQENRNNLGGQAFWSLGGLFLVDTPEQRRLGIHDSAELALQDWMGSAGFDRDDEDYWPRQWARAYVDFAATEKRQYLHDLGLRAPLVGWAERGGGFADGHGNSVPRFHLTWGTGPEVVRIFSEPVLDAERRGLVEFRFRHRVDDIVVEDGAAVGVRGAVLEPTDLERGKASSREVVGDFEIRAGAVVLTTGGIGHNHDLIRENWPVERLGPAPKTMIAGVPAHVDGRMLGIAEGAGASLVNRDRMWHYTEGIINWDPIWPNHAIRIIPGPSSIWLDANGDRLAPPNFPGFDTNSTMKAILATGHDYSWFILTQSIIEKEFMLSGSEQNPDLTRKDLKFAAKSRLAKGAPGPVAAFVEHGEDFVVADNLAELVNGMNTITRGPHLDLQKVERIISARDADVDNKFSKDAQLMAITNARQYLGDKVARVAKPHRILDPEHGPLIAVRLNILTRKTLGGLETNLDSAVMRPDGSVFDGLYAAGEVAGFGGGGVHGYNALEGTFLGGCIFSGRVAGRAIARK encoded by the coding sequence GTGACTCAGCAGCAGCAGGCCGATGCGATTGTCGTCGGGGCCGGTTTGGCCGGACTTGTCGCCACCTACGAGCTCACCCGCGCCGGGCGCAAGGTGATCGTCGTCGATCAGGAGAATCGCAACAATCTCGGCGGACAGGCGTTCTGGTCGTTGGGTGGGCTGTTCCTCGTCGACACCCCCGAGCAACGACGTCTCGGCATCCACGACTCCGCTGAACTGGCGCTGCAGGACTGGATGGGCTCGGCCGGCTTCGACCGCGACGACGAGGACTACTGGCCGCGGCAGTGGGCGCGGGCCTACGTCGACTTCGCGGCGACCGAGAAGCGGCAATACCTGCACGACCTGGGCCTGCGGGCACCACTGGTGGGCTGGGCCGAGCGCGGCGGCGGATTCGCCGACGGCCACGGCAACTCGGTTCCGCGATTCCACCTGACCTGGGGTACCGGCCCCGAGGTGGTGCGGATCTTCTCCGAGCCGGTGCTCGACGCCGAGCGGCGCGGCCTGGTCGAGTTCCGTTTCCGCCATCGCGTAGACGACATCGTCGTCGAGGACGGCGCGGCGGTCGGGGTGCGCGGCGCCGTGCTCGAGCCCACCGACCTCGAGCGCGGGAAGGCGTCGAGCCGCGAAGTGGTCGGCGACTTCGAGATCCGCGCCGGCGCCGTCGTCCTCACCACCGGCGGGATCGGCCACAACCACGATCTGATCCGCGAGAACTGGCCGGTCGAGCGCCTGGGTCCGGCGCCGAAGACGATGATCGCCGGCGTACCCGCCCACGTGGACGGCCGGATGCTCGGCATCGCCGAGGGCGCGGGCGCGAGTCTGGTGAATCGCGATCGGATGTGGCATTACACCGAGGGCATTATCAACTGGGACCCGATCTGGCCCAACCACGCCATCCGGATCATCCCCGGGCCCTCGTCGATCTGGCTCGACGCCAACGGCGACCGGCTGGCCCCGCCGAACTTCCCCGGCTTCGACACCAACTCGACGATGAAGGCAATCCTCGCGACCGGTCACGACTACTCGTGGTTCATCCTCACGCAATCGATCATCGAGAAGGAGTTCATGCTCTCGGGTTCCGAGCAGAACCCGGATCTGACGCGCAAGGATCTCAAGTTTGCCGCCAAGAGTCGCCTGGCCAAGGGTGCGCCCGGACCGGTGGCCGCGTTCGTCGAACACGGTGAGGACTTCGTCGTCGCCGACAACCTCGCCGAACTCGTGAACGGGATGAACACGATCACCCGCGGACCCCACCTGGATCTGCAGAAGGTCGAACGCATCATCTCCGCGCGCGACGCCGACGTCGACAACAAGTTCTCCAAGGACGCGCAGCTGATGGCCATCACCAATGCGCGGCAGTATCTCGGCGACAAGGTGGCCCGAGTGGCCAAGCCGCACAGGATCCTCGACCCCGAGCACGGCCCACTGATCGCGGTGCGGCTGAACATCTTGACCCGCAAGACCCTCGGTGGACTAGAGACCAACCTCGATTCGGCGGTCATGCGTCCCGACGGGTCGGTCTTCGACGGCCTCTACGCCGCCGGAGAGGTCGCCGGTTTCGGTGGCGGCGGTGTCCACGGCTACAACGCTCTCGAGGGCACCTTCCTCGGTGGCTGCATCTTCTCCGGCCGGGTTGCGGGGCGGGCGATTGCGCGGAAATGA
- a CDS encoding alpha/beta hydrolase encodes MLTRARKRLVAGMVALAAVAGVTTVAAPAAHAANGCGVENVYSAAMHRSVPVCIVDGGAGANKPTLYLLDGLRAPNNSSGWLINTNVANWMAGKGTNVVIPFGGGGSFYTDWERPDPKLGINKWETFLTRELPAYMAAKHGSDNKRNGIAGLSMSGTSALNLASRHPGFYKAVASYSGYPTVTMPGFTQGIQASVSTMGGDPNNMWGFYPAGEWFQNDPFLSAGNLSGHYVYVSAGTGMGSKYDSSITPGSANFNPVHFAQMVPLEVAASTSSQIYIARLRTLPLHLTTRITPDGDHWWTYWQDDFKQSWRTTFAPAFF; translated from the coding sequence ATGCTGACTCGCGCCCGTAAGCGCCTGGTGGCGGGAATGGTGGCCTTGGCCGCCGTTGCCGGCGTCACCACGGTTGCCGCGCCAGCCGCCCATGCTGCCAACGGCTGCGGAGTGGAGAACGTCTACTCCGCCGCCATGCACCGCTCCGTTCCGGTGTGCATCGTCGACGGAGGGGCGGGTGCCAACAAGCCCACGCTGTACCTCCTCGACGGCCTGCGTGCCCCGAACAACAGCAGTGGTTGGCTGATCAACACCAACGTCGCGAACTGGATGGCCGGCAAGGGCACCAACGTCGTGATCCCGTTCGGTGGTGGCGGCAGCTTCTACACCGACTGGGAGCGCCCCGACCCCAAGCTGGGCATCAACAAGTGGGAGACCTTCCTGACCCGCGAACTGCCCGCCTACATGGCTGCCAAGCACGGCAGTGACAACAAGCGCAACGGCATCGCCGGACTGTCGATGTCGGGCACCTCGGCGCTGAACCTGGCCTCGCGTCACCCGGGCTTCTACAAGGCCGTCGCGTCCTACAGCGGCTACCCGACGGTGACCATGCCCGGGTTCACCCAGGGCATCCAGGCCTCGGTCTCGACCATGGGCGGCGACCCCAACAACATGTGGGGCTTCTACCCGGCCGGTGAGTGGTTCCAGAACGACCCGTTCCTCTCGGCGGGCAACCTCTCGGGTCACTACGTCTACGTCTCGGCCGGCACCGGCATGGGCAGCAAGTACGACTCGTCGATCACCCCGGGCAGCGCGAACTTCAATCCGGTGCACTTTGCCCAGATGGTCCCGCTCGAGGTCGCCGCGTCGACCAGCAGCCAGATCTACATCGCCCGCCTGCGCACCCTGCCGTTGCACCTGACGACCCGGATCACCCCCGATGGTGACCACTGGTGGACCTACTGGCAGGACGATTTCAAGCAGTCCTGGCGTACGACCTTCGCCCCGGCGTTCTTCTGA
- a CDS encoding DUF3068 domain-containing protein, which translates to MKRVLPALLAFFGVACITAAIAIPLALVPQLRVVPLDLDITSNATTVPADGSPGERFPAVIFDRCSIGQAKAETLQAHLTQQRRSVIVDPSDRRQATVQSAQTVQVDRTRTAGGDEAQPPAPNANGDLECNDGLLTASIDRVSVSRKTSVPNGTVSSLQVEAAPKGVDAKDVSVQLTNRKGFQYKFPFDTKKRSYLVYDLNTRQDTDAKFVGEQTIDGVKTYHFRTQVPETDLSTLPNPQNEAALGTMLTMPAKWWGISGAGVRPNDQVNMHRYATATRDLWVEPETGTIVDGREDQHQYFRSPYKDDDSTPAAVRNYQLDALKGTFAWTDGTVSEQASKAKHYMGLLKLGNLWLPLILGIVGVLLLLAWLLLLLRARRNRPTDPDDDLDRGDLAAGEGGAEVPDGDEAGWDEPGSEEPTVVEPRGAAAAAAPTAVIASQRSRHSAPQSPNPEDDDSAYLWDRPTQRIPRVEGPAPKIDGDRDFRSIDDSPSASTGSDEIAHDGGAHEKSDPDDETSAFRRPPAE; encoded by the coding sequence ATGAAACGAGTGTTGCCGGCGCTGCTGGCGTTCTTCGGCGTGGCCTGCATCACCGCCGCGATCGCCATTCCGCTGGCCCTGGTCCCGCAACTCCGGGTGGTTCCACTCGATCTCGACATCACGTCCAATGCGACCACCGTGCCGGCCGACGGTTCTCCCGGTGAACGCTTCCCGGCGGTGATCTTCGATCGCTGCTCGATCGGTCAGGCCAAGGCCGAAACCCTGCAGGCGCACCTGACCCAGCAGCGCCGGTCGGTGATCGTCGACCCGTCGGATCGTCGGCAGGCCACCGTCCAGTCCGCACAGACCGTGCAGGTCGACCGCACGCGCACCGCGGGCGGTGACGAGGCGCAGCCACCGGCACCCAACGCCAACGGCGATCTGGAGTGCAATGACGGCCTGCTGACCGCGAGCATCGACCGGGTTTCGGTGAGCCGCAAGACGTCGGTGCCGAACGGCACGGTCAGCTCCCTGCAGGTCGAGGCCGCCCCCAAGGGCGTCGACGCCAAGGACGTGTCGGTCCAGCTCACCAACCGCAAGGGCTTCCAGTACAAGTTCCCGTTCGACACCAAGAAGCGCTCGTACCTGGTCTACGACCTCAACACCCGCCAGGACACCGACGCCAAGTTCGTCGGCGAACAGACCATCGACGGCGTCAAGACCTACCACTTCCGGACCCAGGTCCCCGAGACCGATCTGTCGACACTGCCCAACCCGCAGAACGAGGCCGCGCTCGGCACCATGCTGACGATGCCGGCCAAGTGGTGGGGCATCTCCGGTGCCGGCGTGCGACCCAACGACCAGGTCAACATGCACCGCTACGCGACGGCGACCCGTGACCTGTGGGTCGAACCGGAGACCGGCACCATCGTCGACGGCCGCGAGGATCAGCATCAGTACTTCCGGTCGCCGTACAAGGACGACGACTCCACCCCCGCCGCGGTGCGCAACTATCAACTCGACGCACTGAAGGGCACTTTCGCCTGGACCGATGGCACCGTCTCCGAGCAGGCGTCGAAAGCCAAGCACTACATGGGATTGCTCAAACTCGGCAATCTCTGGTTGCCGTTGATTCTCGGCATCGTCGGTGTGCTCCTGCTGCTCGCGTGGCTGCTGTTGCTGCTGCGCGCCCGCCGCAACCGCCCGACCGATCCCGACGACGACCTGGACCGCGGAGATCTCGCGGCCGGCGAAGGTGGCGCCGAGGTGCCCGACGGTGACGAGGCCGGTTGGGACGAGCCCGGTTCGGAGGAGCCGACCGTCGTCGAGCCGCGCGGTGCCGCTGCGGCGGCGGCACCGACGGCGGTCATCGCCTCCCAGCGCTCCCGCCACAGTGCACCGCAGTCCCCCAATCCCGAGGACGACGACAGCGCCTATCTGTGGGATCGGCCCACCCAACGCATCCCCCGCGTCGAGGGACCGGCACCGAAGATCGACGGCGATCGGGACTTCCGGTCGATCGACGATTCACCGTCGGCGTCAACGGGTTCCGATGAGATCGCCCATGACGGCGGCGCCCACGAGAAGAGTGACCCCGACGACGAGACATCAGCCTTCCGGCGGCCGCCGGCGGAGTAG
- a CDS encoding ABC1 kinase family protein, whose translation MTIMNKPLVNTPRTEPSGLLDPHEQGSVRTQLRPVSPLSEAYRFGSTAVHATAGVARFALGTATDALRLRPPTAQRTARRAAHEVRTTFEHLGPTYVKLGQLVASSPGVFTETLASEFESLLDRVSPADDADIRALFIEEFGRPPEDVFATFDTEPIASASIAQVHTATLADGTEVVVKIQRPGIGERLAPDVAILDRLAALAELSEYGRMLSARHVVEDFATGLDAELDFRNEASTMREWYECLRPGPFGDRVRVPAVYDEFTTARVLTMERIYATRIDDAAAVRAAGHDGVALCRNLLLSLLESAFHGGLFHGDLHAGNVLVDDAGQLVLLDFGIVGRFTPRTRRILRQLVVDLIVRNDYESAGRAIFLLGAVRNPGSTTAGGADIEKVAKPLSNTDLGSMSYTDLGRQLAAVARAHDARLPRELVLVGKQLLYVEKYMKLLAPRWKAMSDREIYGYMAGIMKEAERDRRSTGSAGR comes from the coding sequence GTGACGATCATGAACAAACCCCTTGTCAACACCCCCCGCACGGAACCCTCCGGTCTTCTCGATCCGCATGAGCAGGGATCGGTGCGCACGCAGTTGCGACCGGTCTCGCCGCTGTCGGAGGCCTACCGATTCGGTTCGACGGCCGTGCACGCCACGGCCGGCGTGGCCCGGTTCGCGCTCGGCACCGCCACCGACGCGCTGCGGCTACGCCCGCCGACCGCACAGCGCACGGCCCGACGCGCGGCACATGAGGTCCGCACCACCTTCGAGCACCTCGGACCCACCTATGTGAAGCTCGGTCAGCTGGTCGCATCGAGCCCGGGAGTGTTCACCGAGACACTGGCGTCGGAGTTCGAGTCGCTACTCGACCGGGTCTCCCCGGCCGACGATGCCGACATCCGTGCTCTGTTCATCGAGGAGTTCGGCCGGCCGCCGGAGGACGTGTTCGCGACCTTCGACACCGAGCCGATCGCGTCGGCGTCGATCGCCCAGGTCCACACGGCCACACTCGCCGACGGCACCGAGGTCGTCGTGAAGATCCAACGGCCGGGCATCGGTGAACGGCTGGCACCCGACGTCGCCATCCTCGATCGCCTCGCCGCGCTGGCCGAACTGTCGGAGTACGGCCGCATGCTCAGCGCCCGGCACGTCGTCGAGGACTTCGCGACCGGCCTCGACGCGGAGCTGGATTTCCGCAATGAGGCGTCGACGATGCGCGAGTGGTACGAATGCCTGCGCCCGGGCCCGTTCGGCGACCGGGTACGTGTGCCCGCGGTCTACGACGAGTTCACCACCGCCCGCGTGCTGACGATGGAACGCATCTACGCCACCCGCATCGACGATGCCGCGGCAGTCCGCGCCGCCGGGCACGACGGTGTTGCACTGTGCCGCAATCTCCTTCTGTCCCTTCTGGAGTCGGCGTTCCACGGTGGCCTGTTCCACGGCGACCTGCATGCGGGCAACGTGCTCGTCGACGACGCGGGCCAGCTCGTGCTGCTCGACTTCGGCATCGTCGGACGATTCACCCCACGCACGCGACGCATCCTGCGTCAGCTCGTCGTGGATCTGATCGTGCGCAACGACTACGAATCGGCGGGGCGCGCGATCTTCCTGCTCGGCGCGGTGCGCAATCCCGGCTCGACCACCGCGGGCGGCGCCGACATCGAGAAGGTTGCCAAGCCGTTGTCGAACACCGACCTCGGCTCGATGAGCTACACCGATCTGGGACGTCAGCTCGCTGCCGTCGCGCGCGCCCACGACGCCCGGCTGCCGCGCGAGCTGGTGCTGGTGGGCAAGCAACTCCTCTACGTCGAGAAGTACATGAAGTTGCTGGCCCCGCGGTGGAAGGCGATGAGCGACCGCGAGATCTACGGGTACATGGCCGGGATCATGAAAGAGGCCGAGCGTGATCGTCGATCGACGGGATCCGCAGGCCGCTGA
- a CDS encoding ArsR/SmtB family transcription factor → MKVEDDSPAPSLHHRVHADPELFGTAASTFAMLADPTRLHLLWLLSEGESDVSALTTAVGASRTAVSQHLAKLRFTGLVDTRRDGRRMIYRIRDGHVSRLVAEAINHADHRVTGEPAHE, encoded by the coding sequence ATGAAGGTCGAGGACGACTCACCGGCGCCGAGTCTGCACCATCGCGTACACGCCGACCCCGAGCTGTTCGGCACCGCGGCATCGACCTTCGCGATGCTCGCCGACCCGACGCGCCTGCACCTGCTGTGGCTGCTCAGCGAGGGCGAATCCGACGTCTCCGCGCTCACCACCGCGGTCGGCGCGTCACGCACCGCGGTCAGCCAGCACCTGGCCAAACTGCGTTTCACCGGACTCGTCGACACCCGCAGGGACGGCCGGCGGATGATCTATCGCATCCGCGACGGCCACGTGAGCCGTCTCGTCGCCGAGGCCATCAATCATGCCGACCATCGCGTCACCGGGGAACCCGCCCACGAGTAG
- a CDS encoding MFS transporter, which yields MRTLLTNPTFGRLYLAQIVSLAGTGLMTVALGLLAYRLAGDDAAQVLGAALAVKMVAYVVMAPVMRALLARFSPARVLIGADLTRTAMAACLPWVEHTWQIYLLIFALQTASATFTPTFSATLAHVVADEDDYIAAVSASRAAYDLEALLSPLLAAALLTVWSYSTLFACTAVGFVCSALLVRSSGLHRTHLTSPTMATFVDRLGSGARIMFGHRVFRRILWANLAVAAATAVVFVGTVVYVRADLHGSDSTVAVALAAFGGGSLVATLLVPVLSRRAGVSAVLFVGAGGCVVGLAGAAWWLAARPSTAALLLTWVVLGAATSLVNTTVPRLIRDRTPTAVRDDVFAAQFSLSHAGFLLAYSIAGWGPALVGSAGTVGALAALAAVATGFAAWTGRVDTADESASSPARLAISPLR from the coding sequence GTGCGAACCCTGCTCACCAACCCGACGTTCGGCCGGCTCTATCTGGCGCAGATCGTGTCGCTGGCCGGGACCGGGCTGATGACGGTCGCGCTCGGACTACTCGCCTACCGCCTGGCCGGCGACGACGCGGCACAGGTCCTCGGTGCGGCGCTGGCGGTCAAGATGGTGGCGTACGTGGTGATGGCGCCGGTCATGCGCGCCCTGCTCGCACGGTTCTCCCCGGCCCGGGTGCTCATCGGCGCGGATCTGACCCGCACGGCCATGGCGGCGTGCCTGCCGTGGGTGGAGCACACTTGGCAGATCTACCTGCTCATCTTCGCCCTGCAGACGGCGTCGGCGACGTTCACGCCGACGTTCTCCGCGACGCTGGCCCACGTCGTCGCCGACGAGGACGACTACATCGCCGCGGTCTCGGCGTCGCGAGCCGCCTACGATCTCGAGGCGCTGCTCAGCCCGCTGCTCGCGGCCGCATTGTTGACCGTGTGGTCCTACTCGACACTCTTCGCCTGCACCGCAGTCGGTTTCGTGTGCTCGGCGCTGCTCGTGCGCTCCTCGGGGCTACACCGCACCCACCTCACCTCTCCGACGATGGCCACCTTTGTGGACAGGCTCGGCTCGGGTGCGCGAATCATGTTCGGCCACCGAGTGTTCCGTCGTATCCTGTGGGCCAACCTCGCCGTCGCGGCGGCCACCGCGGTGGTATTCGTCGGCACCGTCGTCTACGTCCGCGCCGATCTGCACGGCAGCGACTCGACCGTCGCCGTCGCGCTGGCGGCTTTCGGCGGCGGATCACTGGTGGCGACGCTGCTCGTACCCGTGCTGTCCCGTCGTGCGGGGGTCTCGGCGGTGCTGTTCGTCGGCGCGGGCGGGTGCGTCGTCGGGTTGGCCGGTGCCGCCTGGTGGTTGGCCGCGCGGCCCAGTACCGCGGCCCTGCTGCTGACCTGGGTGGTGCTCGGCGCGGCCACCTCACTGGTCAACACCACCGTGCCCCGGCTGATCCGCGACCGCACCCCGACCGCGGTGCGCGACGACGTCTTCGCCGCGCAGTTCTCGCTGTCGCACGCCGGATTCCTGCTCGCCTACTCGATCGCCGGGTGGGGCCCGGCACTCGTCGGTTCGGCAGGAACGGTCGGCGCGTTGGCCGCGCTGGCCGCGGTGGCCACCGGATTCGCGGCGTGGACCGGGCGCGTTGACACCGCCGACGAGTCCGCGTCGTCGCCCGCGCGGCTCGCGATCTCTCCCCTACGATGA